A single Musa acuminata AAA Group cultivar baxijiao chromosome BXJ2-1, Cavendish_Baxijiao_AAA, whole genome shotgun sequence DNA region contains:
- the LOC135598349 gene encoding transcription factor GTE4-like: protein MASGPAAAAAAADDGDGISETRRTPELKVYSRRRRGKNPPAADAQNPQPSSRETLATTTTTGDVDSSLQQPPPPPPSPPERHQFQRSASSGNEASSLNRHEPEATPDPKGSAPHQQNGHVAVEDAKRSQGEARDLRRMLTAQLDQVRDLLKRLETREHQLSAIPSAGGGGSGVGAAPSQLSVNHVNTPVASKRESVFSEAISATPAPLRPQLNILVPPGVGSRNSLGTSTIEREKRTPKANQYFRSSDFILGKEKFPPSVSQKKSKSSKSRKHSTVESDYRASANKKIYANAFRSCRTLLDKLMKHNFGWVFNKPVDVEGLGLYDYFSIIKHPMDLGTVQSRVASNFYESPLEFAADIRRTFQNAMLYNPKGQDVHVMAEQLLNVFEERWSLIETEFTEHLHQLHLFSMRNPPSLDMRTLEMSSSTVQPMEIDMRPVVQPMEIDMRPEQNQTQHFGRPTALKKPKANDINKRDMTFREKQTLRRHLESLPPEKLETVVQIIKKRNSVLNLHDDEIEVDIDCVDAETLWELDRFVTNYKKTLSKHKRKAELAMLARAEAERHNRERLNGEDPYPVVAEVPEQVKNAVDQNKVAAPLTEAGANNGNDESGSSGSSRSSSDSGSSDSDSDTESSSSYESDAAHSPGN, encoded by the exons ATGGCTTCGggccccgctgccgctgccgccgccgccgacgaCGGCGATGGCATCAGTGAGACCCGACGGACGCCGGAGTTAAAGGTATACAGCCGCAGGCGTCGCGGTAAGAACCCCCCTGCGGCCGACGCCCAGAACCCCCAGCCCTCCTCCcgggaaaccctagccaccactACCACCACCGGCGACGTTGACTCCTCCCTTCAGCAACCGCCTCCGCCGCCCCCTTCTCCGCCGGAGCGTCACCAGTTCCAACGCTCGGCCTCTTCGGGCAACGAGGCCTCGAGCCTGAACCGCCACGAGCCGGAGGCCACGCCCGACCCCAAGGGCTCTGCTCCCCACCAGCAGAACGGCCACGTTGCGGTTGAGGACGCCAAGCGGTCGCAAGGGGAGGCCCGTGACCTACGCCGGATGCTCACCGCCCAGCTGGATCAGGTGAGGGACCTCCTCAAGAGGCTTGAGACCCGTGAGCACCAGCTCTCCGCCATCCCCTCTGCTGGCGGCGGAGGCAGCGGCGTCGGTGCTGCTCCTTCTCAACTCTCGGTAAATCATGTCAACACTCCGGTGGCGAGTAAGAGAGAATCGGTGTTTTCCGAGGCCATTTCTGCCACCCCTGCCCCATTACGTCCCCAGCTCAACATCTTGGTGCCACCTGGTGTCGGTTCCAGGAACAGCCTTGGTACTTCCACGATAGAAAGGGAGAAGAGAACGCCCAAGGCGAATCAGTACTTCCGTAGCTCGGATTTCATTCTGgggaaggagaagtttcctcctTCAGTATCTCAGAAGAAGTCCAAGTCCAGCAAAAGCAGGAAGCACTCGACCGTGGAATCAGATTATAGGGCATCAGCCAACAAGAAAATTTATGCGAATGCCTTCAGGAGCTGCCGAACACTGCTCGATAAGCTCATGAAGCACAATTTTGGATGGGTATTCAATAAGCCAGTGGACGTCGAGGGTCTCGGTCTCTATGATTACTTCTCCATCATAAAGCACCCAATGGACCTTGGCACCGTGCAATCCCGCGTTGCCAGTAATTTCTACGAGTCTCCCTTGGAATTTGCAGCAGATATTAGACGTACATTCCAGAACGCCATGTTGTACAATCCCAAGGGGCAGGATGTGCACGTTATGGCTGAGCAGCTCCTCAACGTCTTTGAGGAGAGATGGTCACTGATCGAGACAGAGTTCACTGAGCATTTGCATCAGCTACATTTGTTCAGTATGAGAAACCCCCCCTCTTTGGATATGAGAACTCTTGAGATGTCGAGCTCCACTGTGCAACCCATGGAGATCGATATGAGGCCTGTGGTGCAACCCATGGAGATTGATATGAGGCCCGAACAAAACCAGACCCAGCATTTTGGCCGGCCTACAGCTCTGAAGAAACCCAAGGCTAATGACATAAACAAGCGGGACATGACATTCCGGGAGAAGCAGACATTGAGACGTCATTTGGAGAGCCTGCCACCAGAGAAGCTGGAAACTGTTGTACAAATTATTAAGAAGAGGAACTCTGTTTTGAACCTACATGATGACGAGATTGAGGTGGACATAGATTGTGTAGATGCAGAAACACTTTGGGAGCTTGATAGATTTGTAACTAACTATAAGAAGACTCTAAGTAAGCACAAACGGAAGGCAGAGCTTGCGATGCTTGCTAGGGCTGAGGCAGAGCGCCACAACCGAGAAAGGTTGAATGGAGAG GATCCTTATCCAGTTGTTGCTGAAGTGCCCGAGCAAGTCAAGAATG CGGTGGATCAGAATAAGGTTGCTGCTCCTTTGACAGAAGCAGGAGCAAATAATGGAAATGATGAGAGTGGGTCAAGTGGTTCCAGTCGATCCAGCAGTGACTCTGGATCCTCTGATTCTG ATTCTGATACTGAAAGCTCCTCATCATATGAATCGGATGCTGCACATTCGCCTGGGAATTGA